The proteins below come from a single Oscillatoria sp. FACHB-1407 genomic window:
- a CDS encoding AMIN domain-containing protein, which yields MQKAQFGQRFWLSLGLVGLSIVGNPVTIALGLGAIAITSAAPGYAATLTRWQFNANTSELEFTVPEGVTPRYFLLAQPARIVLDLPNTTVGSVPAGQTYSGQVRQIRVSEFQPGVTRIVIELSPDAVLAAQQVDLREVGQGRWVVRPRFAGDAPPVAAQPAPPPVAPAPQPSVQPAPLPERDPVAELSETVRDPVMVQPPAETAVTPAPSPTPAPAAPLPPLEPNATEIPVEIAEPVTPVAPPTATPEPTSEPTPEVASAPQPAPVETPSPTAPVATPSPEPYDPQLPTTLPPATLSSDRPVTVQVPALGSPPANRPTPTPPPVLQPAPVQPPMSSLPPASPTPNEATPPGVTPPATAPVAPPAPVAVAPNPNILLPSGTVLRLRYPRESVLELQAGSPWQEVLVLNQAVRDRAGNIIAPEGSPVIGRFETDQTGSRFVAQAITLQGRNIRLTAQSNRLGGDRQVSENQLVRNSAIGGLALTVLGAFTGIGAIAGAVVGATAGAATTYITAPQPAIIQPNQIVEVRLTEDLSRSQ from the coding sequence TGGTGGGATTGTCGATAGTCGGGAATCCGGTCACGATTGCGCTAGGACTGGGGGCGATCGCCATCACCTCTGCTGCACCGGGGTATGCCGCTACACTCACCCGTTGGCAGTTCAACGCCAATACCTCCGAGTTAGAGTTTACGGTGCCAGAAGGGGTAACTCCGCGATACTTTTTGTTAGCGCAACCTGCCCGGATTGTGCTGGATTTGCCAAATACAACCGTGGGGAGTGTGCCTGCGGGGCAAACCTATTCAGGTCAGGTGCGCCAGATTCGGGTGAGTGAGTTTCAACCGGGAGTGACTCGCATTGTGATCGAGTTGTCTCCTGATGCGGTTTTGGCGGCTCAACAGGTTGACTTGCGAGAGGTTGGGCAGGGTCGCTGGGTAGTGCGTCCTCGGTTTGCGGGGGATGCTCCTCCTGTGGCAGCGCAACCTGCCCCTCCTCCCGTGGCTCCTGCTCCTCAACCGTCTGTGCAGCCCGCCCCGTTGCCAGAACGTGACCCCGTTGCAGAACTCTCGGAGACAGTGCGCGATCCCGTTATGGTGCAACCTCCCGCCGAAACCGCCGTGACTCCTGCCCCCAGTCCTACCCCTGCTCCGGCAGCACCCTTACCTCCACTGGAACCAAACGCAACTGAGATTCCTGTGGAGATTGCTGAACCTGTTACCCCTGTTGCTCCTCCGACAGCCACTCCTGAGCCAACTTCTGAGCCGACCCCTGAAGTTGCCAGTGCACCTCAACCTGCTCCAGTGGAGACGCCTAGCCCAACCGCACCTGTGGCTACCCCCTCGCCTGAACCCTACGATCCGCAGTTGCCGACGACGTTGCCCCCGGCAACCTTGTCTAGCGATCGCCCCGTCACCGTTCAAGTGCCTGCACTGGGCAGTCCGCCTGCCAATCGTCCGACCCCTACTCCCCCTCCCGTCTTGCAACCTGCTCCGGTGCAACCTCCGATGAGTAGTCTGCCGCCTGCATCTCCCACCCCGAATGAGGCGACTCCCCCTGGGGTGACTCCGCCTGCGACGGCTCCAGTCGCACCGCCTGCACCTGTTGCGGTGGCTCCAAACCCCAATATTCTGTTGCCATCGGGGACGGTGTTGCGATTGCGGTATCCGCGTGAGTCTGTGTTAGAACTTCAGGCAGGTTCTCCCTGGCAGGAAGTGTTGGTGCTCAATCAGGCAGTGCGCGATCGCGCTGGCAACATCATTGCCCCAGAAGGTAGCCCGGTGATTGGTCGGTTTGAAACGGATCAAACAGGAAGTCGCTTTGTGGCGCAAGCCATCACACTGCAAGGACGCAATATTAGACTGACGGCTCAGTCTAACCGATTGGGGGGCGATCGCCAGGTTTCTGAAAATCAGTTAGTGCGAAACTCTGCCATTGGTGGATTGGCTTTGACCGTATTGGGTGCGTTTACGGGCATTGGGGCGATCGCCGGAGCCGTTGTCGGAGCGACTGCTGGAGCCGCAACCACCTATATCACTGCGCCTCAACCTGCGATTATTCAACCCAATCAAATTGTTGAGGTGCGTTTGACGGAAGACCTATCGCGATCGCAGTAA
- a CDS encoding glutathione S-transferase: MQLIGMLDSPYVRRVAISLKRMGIPFEHRPLSVFRNFEEFQRVNPAVKAPTFVSDKGEVLMDSTLILDYLEAIIASDKRLMPADPDQRLIALRLIGLALLACEKTVQLVYETTLRPPEKQHQPWLDRVDRQLHTTYNLLEAAMESANPWFLGTQLMQPDITVAVAWRFTQHTIPQIIDGESYPALARFSEQAEELPEFVATPLE, translated from the coding sequence ATGCAACTGATCGGCATGTTGGATTCACCCTATGTTCGCCGTGTTGCCATTTCCTTAAAACGGATGGGTATACCGTTTGAACATCGTCCCCTCTCTGTGTTCCGCAATTTTGAGGAGTTTCAGCGGGTCAACCCTGCGGTTAAAGCACCCACATTTGTCTCAGACAAAGGGGAAGTGCTGATGGACTCGACCCTCATCCTTGATTACCTGGAAGCGATTATTGCATCTGACAAGCGATTGATGCCTGCTGATCCGGATCAACGTCTAATAGCACTGAGACTGATTGGTCTTGCGCTGCTTGCCTGTGAGAAGACCGTGCAATTGGTGTACGAAACTACCTTGCGCCCACCGGAAAAACAACACCAACCCTGGCTCGATCGCGTCGATCGCCAGTTGCATACGACTTACAATTTATTAGAAGCTGCCATGGAGTCTGCGAATCCCTGGTTTTTGGGTACTCAACTCATGCAACCGGATATCACTGTGGCTGTGGCATGGCGGTTTACGCAACATACGATTCCTCAGATTATCGATGGGGAATCTTATCCGGCATTGGCGCGTTTTTCGGAGCAGGCGGAGGAGTTGCCGGAGTTTGTAGCGACTCCGCTTGAGTAA